A window of Actinomycetota bacterium contains these coding sequences:
- a CDS encoding DegT/DnrJ/EryC1/StrS aminotransferase family protein has protein sequence MTRTEFLPFYAPDVGDEEVREVSAALRSGWLTTGPRVQQFEEEFATAVGAPAAAAVNSGTAALHVSLTALGIGPGDVVVTTPMTFASSIHVIEHVGARPVFADVDPDTLNIDPDGVRRAVKEAEADGPGPVRAILPVHLYGHPCDMDALAQIAEDHGLDLVQDAAHALPSSWRGHPIGGPVPGFSGKSLTCFSFYATKNLTTGEGGMFTGDPALVDEARAWILHGMSRDAWRRYASDGSWHYDVLHAGFKYNMTDQAAALGLVQLRRLPEFQARRGEIVRRYDRAFGEIPEIETPRVHPDAEHAWHLYVIRLRLDGLRIDRDRFIEELGKRNIGTSVHFIPIHLFSHYRDRYGFRPEDFPVAYGEYGRIVSLPLYPRMSDRDVDDVVEAVAGVVAEHRR, from the coding sequence ATGACCCGAACCGAGTTCCTGCCCTTCTATGCCCCGGACGTCGGGGACGAGGAGGTTCGCGAGGTGTCCGCGGCGCTCCGCTCGGGCTGGCTCACCACGGGCCCAAGGGTCCAGCAGTTCGAGGAGGAGTTCGCGACGGCCGTCGGGGCCCCCGCCGCCGCCGCGGTCAACTCCGGCACCGCGGCTCTGCACGTCTCGCTGACTGCGCTCGGCATCGGGCCCGGGGACGTCGTGGTCACCACCCCCATGACGTTCGCCTCGTCGATCCACGTCATCGAGCATGTGGGGGCCCGCCCCGTGTTCGCCGACGTGGACCCGGACACCCTGAACATCGACCCGGACGGCGTCCGCCGGGCGGTCAAGGAAGCCGAAGCGGACGGTCCGGGACCGGTGCGAGCCATCCTGCCCGTCCACCTGTACGGCCATCCGTGCGACATGGACGCCCTGGCCCAGATCGCGGAGGACCACGGCCTGGACCTGGTCCAGGACGCCGCCCACGCCCTGCCGTCATCCTGGCGCGGCCATCCCATCGGGGGGCCCGTCCCCGGCTTTTCCGGCAAGAGCTTGACCTGTTTCTCCTTCTATGCGACGAAGAACCTCACCACGGGAGAAGGTGGCATGTTCACGGGCGATCCCGCCCTCGTCGACGAGGCCCGAGCGTGGATCCTGCACGGCATGAGCCGGGATGCCTGGCGCCGGTACGCATCGGACGGCTCGTGGCACTACGACGTGCTGCACGCGGGGTTCAAGTACAACATGACGGACCAGGCGGCCGCGCTGGGGCTGGTCCAGCTGCGCCGCCTTCCCGAGTTCCAGGCCCGCCGCGGCGAGATCGTTCGTCGCTACGACCGGGCCTTCGGGGAGATCCCGGAGATCGAGACCCCCCGGGTCCATCCCGACGCTGAGCACGCGTGGCACCTGTACGTGATCCGCCTGCGCCTGGACGGCCTGCGGATCGACCGGGACCGGTTCATCGAGGAGCTGGGCAAGCGGAACATCGGGACCAGCGTGCACTTCATCCCCATCCACCTGTTCTCCCACTACCGGGACCGGTACGGGTTCCGGCCGGAGGACTTCCCGGTGGCGTACGGCGAGTACGGCCGCATCGTCTCGCTGCCGCTGTACCCGCGGATGAGCGACCGGGACGTGGACGACGTGGTCGAGGCCGTGGCCGGCGTGGTGGCGGAGCACCGGAGGTAG
- a CDS encoding polysaccharide biosynthesis protein: MGKRAFDVLVSAVVMVVASPLWLVVALLIKVESPGPVFHRATRIGRGGVPFTLYKFRTMVADARSRGPGITGRDDPRITGLGRILRWAKIDEMPQLINVLKGDMSIVGPRPEDPRYVEQYTEDQRRVLAVRPGMASPAFIAYRHEEEMLAGEPDPEERYANDILPAKLAMDLDYVDRHSFLFDLSVLGRAALSLVKPAGSAPLPRTDPGASSAAPHVSAALLPKGLIRHRRPVIVLAHAVLLATAYYLAWVLHFDFRIPPAKWEVFVKSLAVLLVIKMVVFWPFQLYEGLWRYISMRDILSILFGASVASVVFGVAIDIRAKGLPVPILILDWVFTLALVGGVRLLVRAVREGSLQTRVRAKRAVVVGAGDGADRLIREVRRNPDLDYRLVGLIDDDRRKMGRRIHGVPVIGTVSDIPRISKAMSVDEILIAIPSVSDPERVRIIESAREAAVPLRSVPPLRDLFTGRATIGQLRDVRPQDVLGRQEVWLDVERLRREVTGRRILITGAGGSIGSELARQLATLEPASLVLYERAENSLFFVDHELRRRHPDVDLVPVVGDIRDRPHLSEVFGRHRPELVYHAAAYKQVPLMEQFPLEAIENNVFGTRSIACAAREHGANKFVLISSDKAVRPVGVMGMTKRVAETLVKTMDGEGCRFVSVRFGNVLGSDGSVLPLFERQIAAGGPVTVTDPHASRFLMLLSEAVQLVLEAGSIGEGGEVFFLDPGEPVRIMDLATSVIRLHGLEPGRDVKVEVTGLRPGERLREEFVGDTEELRPTGHEKIFKVQGNGLNADVFRKEMDELQARVASRDQAGALRCLRDMAALY; the protein is encoded by the coding sequence ATGGGGAAGCGAGCCTTCGACGTGCTCGTCTCGGCCGTGGTGATGGTCGTGGCCTCCCCGCTGTGGCTGGTGGTGGCCCTGCTCATCAAGGTGGAGTCCCCGGGGCCCGTGTTCCACCGGGCCACCCGGATCGGGCGGGGAGGCGTGCCCTTCACGCTGTACAAGTTCCGGACCATGGTGGCCGACGCCCGGTCCCGGGGCCCCGGCATCACGGGCCGGGACGACCCCCGGATCACCGGGCTGGGCCGGATCCTGCGGTGGGCCAAGATCGACGAGATGCCCCAGCTGATCAACGTCCTGAAGGGCGACATGAGCATCGTCGGCCCGCGCCCGGAGGACCCCCGGTACGTCGAGCAGTACACGGAGGACCAGCGGCGGGTCCTCGCCGTCCGTCCGGGGATGGCCAGTCCCGCCTTCATCGCCTACCGGCACGAGGAGGAGATGCTGGCCGGGGAGCCCGACCCGGAGGAGCGCTACGCGAACGACATCCTGCCCGCGAAGCTGGCCATGGACCTCGACTACGTCGACCGGCACTCGTTCCTGTTCGACCTGTCCGTCCTGGGGAGGGCCGCCCTCTCGCTGGTGAAGCCGGCCGGCAGCGCGCCGCTCCCCCGGACCGACCCGGGCGCCTCGTCCGCCGCGCCCCACGTCTCCGCGGCGCTGCTTCCCAAGGGGCTGATCCGCCACCGCCGGCCGGTCATCGTCCTCGCCCACGCCGTGCTGCTCGCCACCGCCTACTACCTGGCCTGGGTCCTGCATTTCGACTTCCGCATCCCGCCGGCCAAGTGGGAGGTGTTCGTCAAGTCCCTGGCGGTCCTGCTGGTGATCAAGATGGTCGTGTTCTGGCCGTTCCAGCTGTACGAGGGCCTGTGGCGCTACATCAGCATGCGCGACATCCTGTCCATCCTGTTCGGAGCGTCGGTCGCCTCGGTGGTGTTCGGGGTGGCCATCGACATCCGCGCCAAGGGCCTGCCCGTCCCGATCCTCATCCTGGACTGGGTGTTCACGCTGGCGCTGGTGGGCGGGGTCCGCCTCCTGGTCCGTGCGGTCCGGGAGGGAAGCCTCCAAACGCGGGTCAGGGCGAAGCGAGCCGTGGTGGTGGGGGCGGGAGACGGCGCCGACCGTCTGATCCGGGAGGTCCGCCGCAATCCCGACCTGGACTACCGGTTGGTCGGGCTCATCGACGACGACCGCCGGAAGATGGGACGGCGGATCCACGGCGTGCCGGTGATCGGCACCGTCTCGGACATCCCCCGGATCTCGAAGGCCATGTCGGTGGACGAGATCCTGATCGCGATCCCGTCGGTCTCCGATCCCGAGCGGGTCCGGATCATCGAGAGCGCCCGGGAGGCCGCCGTGCCCCTGCGTTCGGTCCCCCCGCTCCGTGACCTGTTCACCGGGAGGGCCACCATCGGACAGCTGCGCGACGTACGGCCCCAGGACGTCCTGGGGAGGCAGGAGGTGTGGCTGGACGTGGAGCGGCTGCGCCGGGAGGTCACCGGGCGCCGGATCCTCATCACCGGGGCCGGGGGATCGATCGGCTCGGAGCTGGCGCGCCAGCTGGCGACCCTGGAGCCGGCGTCCCTCGTGCTGTACGAACGGGCGGAGAACAGCCTGTTCTTCGTGGACCACGAGCTCCGGCGCCGCCACCCGGACGTGGACCTGGTGCCGGTGGTCGGCGACATCCGAGACCGGCCCCACCTGAGCGAGGTGTTCGGCCGGCACCGTCCCGAGCTCGTGTACCATGCCGCGGCCTACAAGCAGGTCCCCCTCATGGAGCAGTTCCCACTGGAAGCCATCGAGAACAACGTCTTCGGGACGAGGAGCATCGCCTGCGCCGCCCGTGAGCACGGCGCGAACAAGTTCGTGCTGATCTCCTCGGACAAGGCCGTGCGTCCCGTCGGCGTCATGGGGATGACCAAGCGCGTGGCGGAGACGCTGGTGAAGACCATGGATGGGGAGGGATGCCGGTTCGTGTCCGTTCGCTTCGGCAACGTCCTGGGCAGCGACGGCAGTGTCCTCCCGCTGTTCGAGCGGCAGATCGCGGCGGGCGGCCCGGTCACGGTCACGGATCCTCACGCCTCCCGGTTCCTGATGCTGCTGTCGGAGGCGGTGCAGCTGGTCCTGGAGGCCGGGTCGATCGGGGAGGGAGGCGAGGTGTTCTTCCTGGACCCGGGCGAGCCGGTCCGGATCATGGACCTGGCCACCAGCGTGATCCGCCTGCACGGGCTGGAGCCGGGCCGGGACGTGAAGGTGGAGGTGACCGGCCTCCGCCCGGGGGAGCGCCTGCGGGAGGAGTTCGTGGGCGACACCGAGGAGCTCCGGCCCACCGGCCACGAGAAGATCTTCAAGGTCCAGGGCAACGGGCTGAACGCCGACGTGTTCCGCAAGGAGATGGACGAGCTCCAGGCCCGGGTGGCGAGCCGCGACCAGGCGGGGGCGCTGCGCTGCCTCCGAGACATGGCAGCCCTCTACTGA
- a CDS encoding NAD(P)/FAD-dependent oxidoreductase: MARRTAQRPHDGHVVVVGGSAAGLLTATLLARDGVPVTVLERSPEVRPVPRTLIVTDQLRGLLGPVIDPAIRNEIRRFELFADGRVASIALRRPDLIVERSAIIEALHREATGAGVSVRSGRRFLDMRSSNGGLEVSVGVNGHGTTEEISASTVVGADGARSSVARAAGWPSQPTVPLLQAIVDLPADLPPDTTRVWFRPEDTPYFYWLIPESERRGALGLIGEDGPDARRRLDRFLEEHGLEALEYQAARIPRYRRWIPIHRRLGSGHVYLVGDAAGQVKVSTVGGTVTGLRGAQAAAMAILGRRARPELRSLRRELDLHLWVRRLMHRFTVDDYRRLLDLLDGSAARVLAAHDRDDARRVFARLALARPRILVFGVRAGMARALSRPRPASPPPVPRAAPSSPR; this comes from the coding sequence ATGGCCCGAAGAACCGCACAGCGCCCGCACGACGGCCACGTGGTGGTCGTGGGAGGGTCGGCGGCCGGCCTGCTGACGGCCACCCTGCTGGCCAGGGACGGCGTCCCCGTCACGGTGCTGGAGCGGAGCCCGGAGGTCCGACCCGTCCCCCGGACCCTGATCGTCACCGACCAGCTCCGCGGGCTCCTGGGCCCAGTGATCGATCCGGCCATCCGAAACGAGATCCGCCGGTTCGAGCTGTTCGCCGACGGACGGGTGGCCTCCATCGCCCTTCGCCGCCCGGACCTCATCGTGGAGCGCAGCGCGATCATCGAAGCGCTGCACCGCGAGGCGACCGGCGCCGGGGTCTCCGTGCGCTCGGGGCGGCGGTTCCTGGACATGCGATCCTCGAACGGCGGCCTGGAGGTCTCGGTCGGCGTCAACGGGCACGGCACGACCGAGGAGATCAGCGCGAGCACGGTGGTTGGGGCCGACGGGGCCCGCAGCTCCGTGGCCCGCGCGGCCGGCTGGCCGTCCCAGCCCACGGTCCCGCTGCTCCAGGCCATCGTGGACCTCCCCGCGGACCTGCCACCGGACACCACGCGCGTGTGGTTCCGGCCGGAGGACACTCCTTACTTCTACTGGCTCATCCCCGAGTCGGAGCGCCGAGGCGCGCTCGGGCTGATCGGGGAGGACGGCCCGGATGCCCGGCGGCGCCTGGACCGGTTCCTGGAGGAACACGGGCTGGAGGCGCTGGAGTACCAGGCCGCCCGCATCCCGCGCTACCGGCGCTGGATCCCCATCCACCGGCGGCTGGGCTCGGGGCACGTCTACCTGGTGGGCGACGCCGCGGGCCAGGTGAAGGTCTCCACCGTCGGGGGGACCGTGACCGGCCTGCGCGGGGCCCAGGCCGCGGCCATGGCCATCCTGGGCCGGCGGGCCCGGCCCGAGCTGCGTTCGCTCCGGAGGGAGCTGGACCTGCACCTGTGGGTGCGCCGGCTGATGCACCGCTTCACGGTGGACGACTACCGGCGGCTCCTGGACCTCCTGGACGGGTCGGCCGCCCGCGTCCTCGCCGCCCACGATCGGGACGATGCCCGGCGGGTGTTCGCTCGCCTGGCCCTGGCCCGTCCCCGGATCCTGGTGTTCGGGGTGCGAGCCGGGATGGCCCGCGCGCTGTCTCGGCCCAGGCCGGCGTCCCCGCCGCCGGTGCCCCGGGCCGCGCCCTCCTCCCCGCGGTGA
- a CDS encoding class I SAM-dependent methyltransferase → MTDHPPERRLVWEERWQRRDAGEFGWYLSEPPPQLVDLLQRHRLPQGGALDIACGNGVAARYLAESFSPSVGFDIALAAVARSGGAAGEDRARASFLVADATASFPFRDAVFALVFDRGGLQNLPDGSWPHYFGEVRRVLKPGGILQLMSSRPASPSSTARPSGRPTPRSLRARAGSLLGRRPGGGEPPGHAKLRRAVGSSFEVLAMEDFGFVTGEGKERLFTNAVLRRLPGS, encoded by the coding sequence GTGACGGACCACCCGCCCGAACGCCGCCTGGTTTGGGAGGAGCGCTGGCAGCGCCGGGACGCCGGCGAGTTCGGGTGGTACCTGTCCGAACCGCCGCCGCAGCTGGTCGACCTGCTCCAGAGGCATCGGCTTCCCCAAGGCGGGGCCCTCGACATCGCGTGCGGGAACGGGGTGGCCGCTCGGTACCTGGCGGAATCGTTCTCACCGTCGGTGGGGTTCGACATCGCCCTGGCGGCGGTGGCGCGGTCGGGCGGGGCCGCCGGCGAGGACCGGGCCCGGGCCTCGTTCCTGGTAGCCGACGCCACCGCGTCCTTCCCGTTCCGGGACGCGGTGTTCGCGCTGGTGTTCGACCGGGGCGGTCTCCAGAACCTGCCCGACGGGTCGTGGCCGCACTACTTCGGGGAGGTGCGGCGGGTCCTGAAGCCGGGCGGCATCCTCCAGCTCATGTCGTCGCGCCCGGCGAGCCCTTCCTCGACGGCCCGCCCGTCCGGCCGCCCGACCCCGCGCAGCCTGCGGGCCCGGGCGGGATCGCTCCTGGGCCGGCGCCCGGGCGGGGGGGAGCCTCCGGGGCACGCGAAGCTCCGCCGGGCGGTGGGCTCGTCGTTCGAGGTGCTGGCCATGGAGGACTTCGGCTTCGTGACCGGGGAGGGCAAGGAACGGTTGTTCACCAACGCCGTCCTGCGCCGCCTGCCCGGCTCGTGA
- a CDS encoding DUF433 domain-containing protein has protein sequence MFESNSDLEANTAGKQMTRTEYPAGRAVPDPSRASVKTVVRAPDDSRFTAPLYTVRQVASYLREPENTVWYWVRGRGMSEPLVTWRPSPRRNEAEVPFIGLAEALVVSALRHRGFGVHYIRGALDKLAEEMTLDYALASRSLYHDGARILFRYSSPREDFKPLAEVLSQQYLLVESNLELITFEPDGWAGRLVLPFAKDRPLIEVDPNRAFGKPIFVNGGARLQDVIARLRARDSIQEVADDFGVPEEDVLDILRAFLPPSEAA, from the coding sequence GTGTTCGAGTCTAACTCGGACCTGGAGGCCAACACGGCGGGCAAGCAGATGACGCGGACGGAGTATCCTGCGGGGCGTGCGGTCCCCGACCCCTCCCGCGCGTCCGTGAAGACGGTCGTCAGGGCGCCTGACGATTCGCGGTTCACCGCGCCCCTCTACACGGTAAGGCAGGTAGCTTCGTACCTCCGTGAGCCGGAAAACACGGTCTGGTACTGGGTCCGCGGGCGCGGGATGTCGGAACCCCTGGTCACCTGGAGGCCAAGCCCCCGCAGGAACGAGGCGGAGGTCCCCTTCATTGGACTGGCTGAGGCGCTTGTCGTATCAGCCCTGAGGCACCGAGGCTTCGGGGTTCACTACATCCGTGGGGCATTGGACAAGCTGGCTGAGGAAATGACGCTCGACTATGCGCTGGCGTCGCGCAGCCTCTACCACGACGGAGCTCGGATTCTCTTCCGTTACAGCAGCCCTCGTGAGGACTTCAAGCCGCTGGCCGAAGTGTTGAGCCAGCAGTACCTTCTCGTCGAGAGCAACCTTGAACTGATCACATTCGAGCCCGATGGGTGGGCAGGACGACTTGTACTTCCCTTCGCTAAGGATCGGCCACTTATCGAGGTCGATCCGAACCGCGCTTTCGGGAAGCCAATCTTCGTAAACGGGGGGGCGCGACTTCAGGATGTCATTGCCAGACTCCGCGCCCGCGATTCGATTCAAGAGGTGGCGGATGACTTTGGAGTGCCTGAGGAGGACGTGCTAGACATCCTGCGTGCCTTCCTCCCGCCCTCGGAAGCCGCTTGA